Sequence from the Mytilus trossulus isolate FHL-02 unplaced genomic scaffold, PNRI_Mtr1.1.1.hap1 h1tg000373l__unscaffolded, whole genome shotgun sequence genome:
tattatatatttaatatcaaagtataaataaaagcaacagtagtaaaccgtaaaacagcggtatactactattgcttttatttatactttaataTTAAAGTTACAACATGATAAGTATTTGAATAACGGTATTTgtcagaatataaaaaaaatatataaagaaagaaatCAGAAATCTATGGTGTACGAATCTTATAGAAAATAGTTTCAACTACACAtgtttaaacatgaaaaaggaAGATAACTTATTTAAGTAATTTATAGTTTCTATCCAGTTTCAAAGTTAGTTTTTTTTGCATTGTAACAGTGTTATTTGTGCATTActtaaaaaggaataaaatttCTAGACAAATGCAAACGAATGAGCATatgttgattttgaaataaataaacaaccagataaacaaaaaacaaatattttatttaatgattataTTCTTTACATTTTGTGTAAAAGACTACCAGAGAAATAGGTTTGTCCAGCGCCAACGATGCCAGAGGCTCGAGACCATATGTTCTTGACGTAAACACGGTCACCAGATTGAAGTGTAAATGTTGTACCAATTGTTAGAGACTGGTAATCCATTGCAACAGAAACTGCCATTTCTTCTCCGTTTCGGAACATTCCTAAGTGCAAATATCCACTTCTGCTTTGTCTTGCTGAAGCTGTGAAATGATAGAGACCCTTGGTTGGAGCAGTAAAAATCCCTGTTCCACTGTTGTATCCATTcccaatattttcttttattgtttcgAACTTTACAGTAGCTTTAGCCGCAATATCGCCTGGTGAGACCAAACGTGCTAGAAACGTCACTATGGACGGACCTGAAAAATTTGATTAATACACTGTTTTAatcattgaaatttgaaatgtcaaCGCCAAGTACTAGTAATCGATTTGAGAAAGACAATGTACTTTATGTTGTGAAAATAACCCCAACATTTCTCATGACTGTAGAGATTTAGAGTTGgtgttgattttgttttgacttTCAATCGGACCGTTCATCAATTTATCTAcaaggagtagattaccttagtcgtatttggcagaacttttttgaatttttggtcctcaatgctcttcaactttgtatatgttttggcttttcactattttgatctgagcgtcactgatgagtcttatgtagacgaaacgcgcgtctggcgtacgaaattataatcctggtacttttgataactatctacaACTGTTGATACAGAGATCTTTATAATGTAGCACAAAATACAGAGAGAGCTTTTATAGGCTCTGCCTACTGATCAATCCTTTTCAtatcttaatgaataaaatatgtttaaaatcaaaatgtaacaTGTATTGTATATGCTATACAATTGATGAAGTTAATTTCATAACATCAATTACTAAGcattaatcaatcaatatacAATTAGCATATCTACAAATATATGTACGTTAATATTTCTTTCCTTGGATTAAAAGTTACTAAACAGAACTTCTTTACCTATTTGTTTTACTACTCAACTTAAGATGTTgaatatgttgttatttttgcATTGCGTATATATTTGCGTTGTATtgtttaattatgttttgtatgatttacatttttttaataaataaatcaatcaatatgttcACACTGCCTCaatttcatattgaaatatcCTTACACGATACACATGAATGGAATTCAGGAGTCATAagacatttcaaataaaaaattacaagaaaaaaggaaaacaacaaatatttggttgatccaattttctcttttctttaccaccttattttgttttatgt
This genomic interval carries:
- the LOC134701958 gene encoding complement C1q-like protein 2, which gives rise to MFLLVLYCVLSLSSVVYSVNVERGSSENGFLWIMAKQLDRLENKVQEMQKQYSTEIKSVKETLLKQSPSIVTFLARLVSPGDIAAKATVKFETIKENIGNGYNSGTGIFTAPTKGLYHFTASARQSRSGYLHLGMFRNGEEMAVSVAMDYQSLTIGTTFTLQSGDRVYVKNIWSRASGIVGAGQTYFSGSLLHKM